Proteins from a single region of Trichoderma asperellum chromosome 3, complete sequence:
- a CDS encoding uncharacterized protein (EggNog:ENOG41) — translation MAPKKESDGLSAFERRRLENIAANKALLSEISVTAKNIIPDKPVSKPSAPRKRTRAEPVLREPRRGTRMSSRLAGVSADDDVLKRKLEVEAEHQAAESKAKRLRSGDDMNLGDIVVDGRKYTSSMDGLKGIFRGAQPGVRTFSDYDIKETTDVSLKELRSQMSGLRLYEHWIPNAIKITPQRVYALGFHPTEDKPIVFAGDKEGAMGVFDGSQTAPEVDDDDESIPDPVISAFKVHARTITSFAFSQADANSIYSSSYDSSIRKLDLEKGTSIQVFAPENQYEDLPISALEIPAAEPNMLYFSTLDGSVGRYDTRVPGSLELWTLSDQKIGGFSMHPLHSYLLVTASLDRTMKVWDLRKMNGKGDLKHPSLLGEHESRLSVSHASWSAGGHIATSSYDDTVKIYDCSGASKWKPGQSIDMKPAHTVKHNNQTGRWVTILKPQWQKNPEDGIQKFTIGNMNRFVDVYASDGSQLAQLGGDGISAVPAVAHFHPSKNWVAGGTASGKLCLWQ, via the exons ATGGctccaaaaaaggaaagcgaTGGCCTCAGCGCATTCGAGCGCCGCCGTTTGGAGAACATTGCTGCAAACAAAGCTCTGCTGTCCGAAATCTCTGTTACAGCGAAAAATATTATACCAGACAAACCTGTGTCCAAACCATCAGCCCCGCGCAAGAGGACGAGGGCCGAGCCAGTGCTCAGAGAGCCTCGGCGTGGCACCCGCATGAGCTCCCGACTTGCCGGGGTGTCTGCAGACGATGATGTGTTGAAGAGGAAACTAGAGGTGGAGGCAGAGCATCAAGCTGCtgaaagcaaggcaaagagacTTCGCAGCGGCGATGATATGAACTTGGGCGATATTGTCGTCGACGGCAGAAAGTACACGAGCAGTATGGATGGATTAAAGGGCATCTTTCGCGGAGCGCAGCCCGGTGTGCGAACATTTTCAGACTACGATATAAAAGAGACTACCGATGTCAGCCTGAAGGAACTACGATCACAAATGAGCGGCCTGAGGCTGTATGAGCATTGGATACCCAATG CTATCAAAATCACACCGCAAAGAGTATACGCACTGGGCTTCCATCCGACCGAAGACAAACCCATTGTGTTTGCCGGAGACAAAGAAGGCGCGATGGGAGTCTTTGACGGTTCACAAACGGCCCCCGAGGtagacgacgatgacgagagTATCCCAGATCCCGTCATATCGGCATTCAAAGTTCACGCGAGAACCATTACCTCGTTTGCATTTTCGCAAGCAGACGCAAATTCCATATACTCGTCCTCTTATGATTCTTCAATACGGAAACTTGATCTGGAAAAAGGCACCTCTATCCAAGTCTTTGCTCCCGAAAACCAATACGAGGATTTACCGATTTCGGCACTGGAAATTCCTGCGGCTGAACCAAACATGTTGTATTTCTCAACACTGGATGGCTCTGTTGGCCGATACGACACCAGAGTACCCGGTAGCCTGGAATTATGGACGCTCTCCGATCAAAAAATTGGAGGATTCTCGATGCATCCTCTTCATTCGTATCTTTTAGTGACCGCATCTTTGGATAGAACCATGAAGGTATGGGACTTGAGGAAAATGAATGGTAAGGGGGATTTGAAACATCCTTCTTTGCTCGGAGAGCATGAATCACGCTTGTCAGTCTCGCATGCTTCATGGAGTGCCGGCGGGCACATCGCCACCTCATCGTACGATGATACAGTCAAAATCTACGACTGTTCCGGGGCTTCGAAATGGAAGCCAGGTCAAAGCATCGACATGAAACCCGCACACACTGTCAAGCATAACAATCAGACAGGTAGATGGGTAACCATCTTGAAGCCACAGTGGCAAAAAAACCCAGAAGACGGTATCCAGAAATTCACTATCGGTAATATGAACCGATTTGTCGATGTTTACGCTTCCGACGGAAGCCAGTTGGCTCAGCTCGGGGGCGATGGCATCTCTGCTGTCCCAGCCGTGGCTCACTTTCACCCAAGCAAAAATTGGGTAGCAGGAGGCACCGCCAGCGGCAAGCTTTGTTTATGGCAGTAA
- a CDS encoding uncharacterized protein (EggNog:ENOG41), with amino-acid sequence MSSTMLPFLYQTRTLQRAIKSPLVALTSARLMHSTRRPKKLVDNAIPFQWESKEDQELEGSNSERVSTITPSEAQIFKKIFSEIAEGKMPPVKSRTLVQQSVTDAPAIGGERESSGSARVLVEKARITEFREKFLSRYPKSLQNAAQVALGLYEVKPQDPESGQEAQMIELDGADEATWAERTERELARSQECERVESLMKQCKTDAELWSVMEKEVFSLPEKLHIAQTKRTAKGKKKASRQSSALVEDAEASLYQEQSALEMASQDEERVMDIHGPLYSRFLSTALDLFNSAFARPSPYIFQILPRIKELGLPSFVLGVSTPFYSKLAEIHWQRFGDANSALDMLEEMNSAGLFANKEAHGLLSQLRNHLHACTWGGQGPFVMAMMESSEFGNALIQRIEFIEKMVEQSSHDRFKDPSF; translated from the coding sequence ATGTCGTCGACCATGCTTCCGTTTTTATACCAGACTCGGACCCTTCAACGGGCTATCAAGAGTCCCCTTGTGGCGTTGACTTCTGCCCGTCTGATGCACTCTACACGACGGCCCAAAAAGCTTGTAGATAATGCCATCCCGTTTCAATGGGAATCCAAAGAAGACCAAGAGCTGGAGGGCAGCAACTCAGAACGAGTCTCCACCATCACGCCTTCTGAGGCCCAGATTTTCAAGAAAATTTTCAGTGAAATTGCCGAAGGCAAAATGCCACCCGTGAAGAGTCGGACTCTGGTTCAGCAAAGTGTCACTGATGCGCCTGCTATAggcggcgagagagagagctctGGCTCAGCCCGCGTACTGGTAGAAAAGGCCCGCATCACTGAGTTCCGAGAGAAATTCTTGAGCCGATATCCCAAGTCGCTCCAAAACGCTGCCCAAGTTGCACTGGGCCTGTATGAGGTCAAGCCACAAGACCCGGAGTCTGGGCAAGAAGCCCAGATGATCGAGTTGGACGGCGCTGATGAGGCTACATGGGCTGAGCGCACAGAGCGCGAGCTTGCTAGAAGCCAGGAGTGTGAGAGAGTAGAATCTTTGATGAAGCAATGCAAGACTGATGCAGAGCTGTGGAGCGTCATGGAGAAAGAAGTCTTCTCTCTGCCGGAAAAGCTGCATATTGCACAGACAAAGCGAACggcaaagggcaaaaagaaggcGTCCCGGCAATCGAGTGCACTCGTGGAAGATGCTGAGGCAAGTCTCTACCAAGAACAGTCAGCATTGGAAATGGCCTCGCAAGATGAAGAGCGAGTGATGGATATTCATGGCCCGCTTTACTCTCGGTTCCTCAGCACTGCCTTGGACCTCTTTAACTCGGCATTCGCTCGACCTTCTCCATATATATTCCAGATCCTCCCCCGCATTAAAGAACTCGGCTTACCATCTTTTGTCCTTGGCGTCTCGACGCCATTTTATTCCAAGCTGGCGGAGATCCACTGGCAACGCTTTGGAGATGCCAACTCTGCGCTTGATATGCTGGAGGAGATGAATTCTGCAGGCCTGTTTGCGAATAAAGAGGCACATGGCCTTCTTTCGCAGCTGCGCAACCATCTGCATGCCTGCACTTGGGGCGGCCAAGGCCCGTTTGTGATGGCAATGATGGAGTCTTCTGAGTTTGGCAACGCATTGATTCAGAGGATAGAATTTATAGAAAAGATGGTTGAGCAGTCGTCACATGACCGGTTCAAGGACCCTTCTTTTTAA
- a CDS encoding uncharacterized protein (EggNog:ENOG41), which yields MTFISCELDNLESIRDAATKFQHHRLDIFIANAGVSAIPPALTKDGYEVQFGTNHVGNAALLLLLLPIMLRTANEVPGADVRFVAITSLGYAMASGIEFDTLRSKQDNMLLMGRWRRYGQSKLANVLFARELGKRYPKITSLAVHPGVVGTEAVANFGTFDKMLTLITSPRGMLTPREGAYNMLWAATSPEVKEKVDGKTALFEPVGKPHVGNASCHSDELSKKLWDWTVMEVGVEFK from the coding sequence ATGACTTTCATATCCTGCGAACTCGACAACCTTGAAAGTATCCGCGATGCAGCAACCAAGTTTCAACACCATCGTCTAGACATATTCATTGCCAACGCAGGAGTCTCGGCTATCCCACCCGCCCTCACCAAGGACGGTTACGAAGTTCAATTCGGCACCAACCACGTCGGCAACGCGGcactgctgctcctcctcctgcccATCATGTTGCGAACGGCAAACGAAGTACCAGGGGCAGACGTTCGCTTCGTGGCCATCACGTCACTGGGATATGCAATGGCCAGCGGGATTGAATTTGACACCCTGCGGTCGAAGCAGGATAATATGCTGCTGATGGGCAGGTGGAGGCGCTACGGGCAGAGCAAACTCGCCAATGTGCTCTTTGCGAGGGAATTGGGAAAACGCTATCCGAAAATAACGAGCCTCGCTGTTCACCCAGGCGTGGTCGGGACGGAGGCGGTTGCCAATTTCGGGACTTTTGACAAGATGCTCACCCTCATTACGTCTCCGCGGGGAATGTTGACTCCTCGTGAAGGGGCGTATAATATGCTGTGGGCGGCGACGTCTCCGGAGGTGAAGGAGAAGGTTGATGGCAAGACGGCGCTCTTTGAACCCGTTGGGAAACCGCATGTTGGAAATGCGAGTTGCCACAGTGACGAGTTGTCGAAGAAGTTGTGGGACTGGACCGTTATGGAGGTTGGTGTAGAATTCAAGTGA
- a CDS encoding uncharacterized protein (EggNog:ENOG41), translated as MYGNFQRISYPIHKSPMDCDTAHRESDWVQAASFDRIYVLQVGEFGVTRQQKLDLLQKIFWPALARWVISRQQILPGGTILGGWWRADMQGMMDWYRECFHMTARWEDAIIAHTDGIWRIALETSPWRDWPEFFLLLNEPVVDGNGQPVRDSTGRIVYQDRDPTTDGMEDAFLDLWEAIANSRPLVGFSNNFTSKDGVMPLGSQSHATNLCV; from the coding sequence ATGTATGGAAATTTTCAACGAATTTCGTACCCTATCCACAAGAGTCCGATGGACTGCGACACAGCCCATCGAGAAAGTGACTGGGTTCAGGCGGCGAGCTTCGATCGCATCTATGTTCTCCAGGTGGGCGAGTTTGGTGTTACGCGTCAGCAGAAATTAGACCTGCTGCAAAAGATATTTTGGCCTGCCTTAGCCCGTTGGGTTATATCAAGGCAGCAGATTCTGCCTGGCGGCACTATCCTCGGCGGCTGGTGGCGCGCGGACATGCAGGGCATGATGGACTGGTATCGCGAATGCTTTCACATGACAGCCCGCTGGGAAGACGCCATCATCGCACACACGGACGGCATCTGGAGGATAGCTCTGGAGACTTCACCCTGGCGAGACTGGCCCGAGTTTTTCCTCCTGCTGAATGAACCCGTCGTAGACGGCAACGGTCAACCTGTGAGAGATAGCACCGGTCGCATCGTGTACCAGGACCGAGATCCAACTACAGATGGCATGGAGGATGCCTTCCTAGACCTGTGGGAGGCAATAGCTAATTCGCGACCCCTGGTGGGCTTCTCAAATAACTTCACTTCCAAGGATGGCGTCATGCCACTTGGATCACAATCGCACGCGACAAATTTGTGTGTATGA
- a CDS encoding uncharacterized protein (EggNog:ENOG41), with translation MKIVQRKDSGDRWKAGILCGEHNHASGLAVNFPEHRRAALTKEQRNNIEVLLENTSLTARAINEIMKKRHPTILLTEKDIWNIRQKALKKKRWIGAADLDTEVAEALKKAGVL, from the coding sequence atgaagattgtGCAAAGAAAGGATTCAGGCGATCGTTGGAAGGCAGGAATCCTCTGTGGAGAGCATAACCACGCCTCTGGCCTCGCGGTTAATTTTCCTGAACACCGGCGCGCTGCCCTGACCAAGGAACAAAGAAACAACATTGAGGTGCTCCTAGAGAATACAAGTCTCACAGCAAGGGCGATCAACGAGATTATGAAGAAACGACATCCTACTATTCTTCTCACCGAGAAAGATATCTGGAATATACGGCAAAAAgccttgaaaaagaaaaggtggaTAGGTGCAGCAGACCTAGATACAGAGGTAGCGGAAGCGCTCAAGAAAGCAGGAGTTTTATAG
- a CDS encoding uncharacterized protein (EggNog:ENOG41) → MATHGKDDRVGRSSSLYPRLHLLQMPLEVHFKIFCELWEDRDFDLLMVIKDYEDRHNDENPITLASIAFVHFSNRPNTHWPNEKIPWDRYAPCLIKTEILWFNRRIHGGTRSNKNYFNVFNLMICCKQLWEEGSLAYWRFKQLQITISREFGEIPLGDEEEFSMAQCTNSKLLGGVIGESVRNLTLRFDDKVLNCRVTRCETLPGVMNCKRHADATFMPKLQWARDTIMKALGLFTNVTSLVLLIENNRIFDLYNNLGIFGEIMDYIKEERPMIKVVRIKGGQCEDLVKKWHLELDASVSGTTWSMNPCVPTCQSKKYSDHADKFDVTPREVDLRPDFS, encoded by the coding sequence ATGGCTACGCATGGGAAAGACGATCGTGTTGGTCGATCTTCTTCGCTCTACCCAAGATTACACCTGTTGCAAATGCCGTTGGAGGTTCACTTCAAAATCTTCTGTGAGCTATGGGAAGATCGGGACTTTGACCTCCTCATGGTCATTAAAGATTACGAAGACAGACACAATGACGAAAATCCCATCACTCTCGCCTCTATTGCCTTTGTCCACTTCTCCAATCGCCCAAACACACATTGGCCGAATGAAAAGATACCTTGGGACAGATATGCTCCATGCCTCATCAAAACGGAGATTCTTTGGTTCAATCGGCGGATACATGGAGGCACTCGCAGCAacaagaattattttaacgTTTTCAACTTGATGATATGTTGCAAACAGCTGTGGGAAGAAGGAAGTCTTGCATACTGGCGcttcaagcagctgcaaatTACGATTTCCAGAGAATTCGGAGAAATCCCACTGGGtgacgaagaagaatttTCTATGGCTCAATGCACAAACAGCAAACTCTTGGGTGGCGTCATTGGAGAGAGCGTTAGAAACTTGACACTGCGATTCGACGATAAAGTGTTGAACTGCCGTGTAACCCGTTGCGAGACTTTACCGGGCGTGATGAACTGCAAGCGCCATGCCGACGCCACTTTTATGCCAAAACTTCAATGGGCTCGAGACACCATCATGAAAGCCCTTGGGCTCTTTACCAATGTCACAAGTCTAGTACTACTTATCGAAAACAACCGTATATTCGACTTATATAACAACCTTGGAATCTTTGGCGAAATCATGGACTACATTAAAGAGGAGAGGCCCATGATCAAAGTAGTACGAATCAAAGGAGGTCAATGCGAGGATCTTGTGAAGAAGTGGCATCTTGAGCTTGATGCTTCTGTGTCGGGGACCACCTGGTCCATGAACCCTTGCGTTCCCACATGTCAATCGAAGAAATATAGCGACCATGCAGACAAATTCGATGTGACACCGCGAGAAGTTGACCTGCGTCCAGATTTTTCTTGA
- the ATG26 gene encoding Sterol 3-beta-glucosyltransferase (CAZy:GT1), with protein MATTPTPRRGSLGGDDDAGLPHIGETPAALQRDDSTLTAELPEPLQGSDDDTSENVGFAQTSPMAVNMNQSIFGLIAAAGSRVDFNTRFDDGSSDEDDDEAEGEGSRLKPLSSRHRDLSQTAILGSFPAKDKRLGHKKKLSGHRLLKSFASLPRRKSKPGRGSKMWEPTEEVDEQSESSEPPSPKKPSQQLDEEEDLRVAPVMSRMLEAQAEMASRSSFDIDIERDSSGPDRTDEGEEDREEEGEGSHVTALARRLMEIFEFDEPERVIEEYPCWLLKSVLLQGYLYITSKHICFYAYLPKKTHSVAKSGYLSKSGKRNPKYSRYWFRLKGDVLSYYQDSTNLYFPHGHIDLSFGISASITDRDKEGVHFSVVTSHRTYNFRAESAPSAKEWVKSLQRVIFRSHNDGDSVKISIPINDVIDVEDSQMMEFSDTCKIRVMDSDETFAIDEYFFSFFNYGKEAINVIKLLVEDASLEGPTAGKAIAKQEEESSNQSSPRASGSAFRNLTRVDSALTTKLSGLGQAAGHSTSRSSTSPNPYPSGDDGLHSSFDAIGRERDSHDESSRERSSDNKRSESSHQGEERISSKILESSESNLYSSMEEPSFASLNESAFEDPSASQILRGSDVFQNPTMRHSQSSIRDDKESKDLSDLQPADSTAASHAEGSGYAGSIDLPRVSTPTLQSITRMGAYPLQRAGAFADYLNKTSKRMSTLLATESMGYVEKVSGMWKGERKHYDEPAGLRPDEDDLEEDDDGQIKTSNERFRAHFALPATERLQATYFGYIMRVLPLYGKIYLSGGYFCFRSLLPGTRTKLILPLKDIENAHKEKGFRFGYSGLVVIIRGHEELFFEFRQAEIRDDCAVTLLQCLEIDRNLQGSGLLSHASKEEASAAIAEREALKLAGQEMFANREPQLPQSTAAQTHAANILGDDLETSVIQFKAPHSMRITCLTIGSRGDVQPYIALCKGLLADGHRPKIATHAEFQGWIESHGIEFACVEGDPGELMRLCIENGTFTLSFLREANATFRGWLDDLLDSAYKACEGSELLIESPSAMAGIHIAEKLGIPYFRAFTMPWTRTRAYPHAFIMPENKMGGAYNYMTYVMFDNIFWKATAHQVNRWRNKTLGLPNTGLEKMQPNKVPFLYNFSPSVVAPPLDFSDWVRVTGYWFLDEGGDYEPPQELRDFIQKARADGKKIVYVGFGSIIVNDPVKMTQEVIDAILKADVRCILSKGWSDRITGRDEPNRPLVEEPVMPPEIHVIKSAPHDWLFRQIDAAAHHGGSGTTGASLRAGIPTIIRPFFGDQFFFASRVEDLGVGVWVKKWGTKSFGRALWEVTRNERMIVKARQLGEQIRRESGVQTAIQSIYRDMEYAKSLIKHTDGHLETEEDEDTEESWTFVRGDEPDPDVITTKLSEGLDGVALGNNSKASGKS; from the exons ATGGCAACGACTCCCACTCCCCGCCgcggcagccttggcggcgacgacgacgctggACTGCCTCACATCGGCGAGACACCTGCCGCATTGCAGCGAGACGATTCGACCCTGACGGCCGAGCTCCCAGAACCCCTCCAAGGCAGCGACGACGACACAAGCGAGAATGTGGGATTCGCCCAGACCAGCCCGATGGCCGTGAACATGAACCAGAGCATCTTTGGTTTAATTGCCGCCGCAGGATCTCGGGTCGACTTCAACACTCGCTTTGATGACGGCAgcagcgacgaagacgacgatgaagctgAGGGCGAAGGGAGCCGCTTAAAACCACTAAGCTCGCGGCACCGCGACCTCTCACAGACGGCTATACTAGGTTCATTCCCTGCCAAGGATAAACGCCTCGGGCATaagaagaagctttctgGTCACAGGCTCTTGAAGTCATTTGCCTCGTTGCCTAGAAGGAAGAGCAAACCCGGGAGAGGCTCCAAGATGTGGGAGCCTACAGAAGAGGTGGACGAGCAGAGCGAATCTAGCGAGCCACCCTCTCCCAAGAAGCCCTCCCAACAActagatgaggaggaggatctCCGAGTAGCACCCGTCATGAGCCGAATGCTGGAGGCCCAGGCCGAGATGGCCAGCCGGTCTAGCTTTGACATTGATATTGAAAGAGACTCTTCTGGCCCTGATCGAACAGATGAAGGGGAGGAAGAccgagaagaggagggagaagggaGCCACGTCACAGCCTTGGCAAGAAGACTAATGGAAATTTTTGAGTTCGATGAGCCAGAGCGTGTTATAGAAG AGTATCCGTGTTGGTTGCTCAAGAGCGTATTGCTGCAAGGCTATCTATACATCACTTCGAAACACATTTGCTTCTATGCATATCTCCCCAAAAAGACA CATTCCGTTGCCAAGTCTGGTTACCTATCAAAAAGCGGAAAACGCAACCCAAAATACAGTCGTTACTGGTTTCGCCTCAAAGGTGATGTATTGTCATACTACCAGGACTCCACGAACCTATACTTTCCACACGGCCACATCGATCTCAGCTTTGGCATATCTGCTAGCATCACAGATAGAGACAAGGAGGGTGTGCATTTTTCAGTGGTAACAAGCCATCGTACCTACAACTTCAGAGCCGAGAGTGCGCCAAGCGCCAAGGAGTGGGTGAAGAGTTTACAGAGAGTCATTTTCCGAAGTCACAATGACGGCGACAGCGTCAAAATATCTATTCCCATTAACGATGTCATCGATGTCGAGGACTCGCAGATGATGGAGTTTTCAGATACGTGCAAGATTCGAGTCATGGACAGTGACGAAACGTTTGCCATCGACGAG tactttttctccttcttcaactATGGTAAAGAGGCGATAAATGTGATTAAGCTTTTGGTAGAAGACGCATCACTTGAGGGCCCGACAGCTGGTAAAGCCATTgccaaacaagaagaagagtccTCAAATCAGTCATCGCCTCGCGCCTCGGGAAGCGCATTCCGGAATCTAACTCGCGTGGATAGTGCGCTCACTACGAAACTTTCCGGTCTTGGACAGGCAGCTGGTCATTCAACATCACGCAGTTCCACAAGCCCAAACCCATATCCTAGCGGCGATGATGGTCTCCATTCAAGCTTCGACGCAAtcggaagagagagagacagtcACGACGAGAGTTCTCGGGAAAGATCCAGCGACAATAAAAGATCAGAAAGTAGCCATCAGGGTGAAGAAAGGATATCATCAAAGATTCTCGAATCGTCCGAATCAAATTTGTACTCGTCAATGGAAGAACCAAGTTTCGCTAGCCTCAACGAATCTGCTTTTGAAGATCCTTCTGCGAGTCAGATCCTCAGGGGCAGCGACGTCTTCCAAAATCCGACGATGAGACACTCGCAAAGCTCCATCCGTGACGACAAGGAGTCAAAGGACTTGTCAGATCTTCAACCAGCTGATTCTACAGCAGCAAGCCATGCTGAGGGATCCGGTTATGCCGGGTCTATTGACCTACCACGAGTGTCCACGCCAACGTTGCAGAGCATTACGAGAATGGGCGCATATCCCTTGCAACGAGCTGGCGCGTTTGCCGATTATCTGAACAAGACAAGCAAGCGAATGAGCACCCTCCTTGCGACGGAATCTATGGGCTATGTCGAAAAAGTTTCTGGCATGTGGAAAGGTGAACGCAAGCATTACGATGAACCTGCTGGTCTACGACccgacgaagatgatctggaagaggatgatgatgggcagATCAAGACATCAAATGAGCGATTTCGAGCACATTTTGCACTCCCTGCCACAGAAAGGCTGCAGGCTACGTATTTTGGATACATCATGCGCGTCCTGCCGCTGTATGGTAAAATCTATCTTAGCGGTGGCTATTTCTGTTTCCGAAGTTTGCTCCCTGGCACTCGGACAAAATTGATTCTTCCTCTAAAAGACATTGAGAATGCGCATAAGGAGAAGGGTTTTCGCTTTGGATACTCGGGCTTGGTTGTGATTATTCGTGGACATGAGGAGCTCTTCTTCGAATTCCGGCAAGCTGAGATTCGTGACGACTGCGCAGTGACACTGCTGCAGTGCCTGGAAATCGATCGCAATCTCCAAGGATCTGGTTTATTATCACATGCGTCCAAAGAGGAAGCAAGTGCTGCGATTGCGGAGCGGGAAGCTTTGAAACTAGCAGGACAAGAGATGTTTGCAAATCGCGAACCTCAGCTACCGCAGTCAACCGCTGCGCAGACTCATGCTGCCAATATCTTGGGAGATGATCTAGAAACATCGGTGATCCAGTTCAAGGCGCCGCATTCCATGAGGATTACATGCCTAACAATCGGCTCCAGAGGCGATGTCCAACCTTATATCGCATTGTGCAAGGGATTACTTGCAGACGGCCATAGACCGAAGATTGCTACTCATGCAGAGTTCCAAGGATGGATCGAGTCTCATGGTATTGAATTTGCCTGTGTCGAAGGTGACCCGGGAGAGCTAATGCGTTTGTGCATTGAGAATGGAACGTTTACGCTCTCATTCCTTCGAGAAGCCAATGCGACTTTCCGAGGCTGGCTCGATGACCTCCTCGATTCCGCTTACAAGGCTTGCGAAGGTTCTGAGCTTCTCATCGAGTCACCGTCAGCCATGGCAGGAATTCACATCGCAGAGAAACTTGGGATTCCGTATTTTAGAGCATTCACGATGCCCTGGACAAGGACACGAGCGTATCCCCACGCCTTTATTATGCCGGAAAACAAGATGGGCGGTGCCTATAACTATATGACCTATGTCATGTTCGACAACATCTTTTGGAAAGCTACCGCTCATCAAGTCAACAGATGGAGGAACAAGACTCTTGGATTGCCAAATACTGGACTAGAGAAAATGCAGCCTAACAAGGTACCTTTCCTATACAATTTTAGCCCAAGTGTTGTTGCGCCACCTCTAGATTTCTCGGATTGGGTCAGAGTTACCGGCTATTGGTTCTTGGACGAAGGTGGCGACTATGAACCTCCTCAAGAACTGCGAGACTTTATCCAGAAAGCAAGGGCCGATGGCAAAAAGATTGTGTATGTCGGTTTCGGCTCGATTATCGTCAACGACCCGGTCAAGATGACTCAGGAGGTGATTGACGCGATCCTTAAGGCTGATGTCCGATGCATTCTCTCCAAGGGGTGGTCTGATCGCATCACTGGAAGGGACGAACCCAATAGACCGCTTGTTGAAGAGCCAGTGATGCCACCAGAGATTCATGTTATCAAATCTGCTCCACATGACTGGCTATTCCGACAGATTGACGCGGCAGCGCATCACGGTGGATCCGGTACCACCGGTGCTAGTCTAAGAGCCGGTATACCAACCATTATCCGGCCTTTCTTTGGGGAccaattcttctttgccaGTCGTGTAGAAGATTTGGGTGTTGGAGTTTGGGTCAAGAAGTGGGGAACGAAATCGTTTGGCCGAGCTCTTTGGGAAGTCACGCGTAACGAGCGGATGATTGTCAAGGCTCGGCAGCTAGGTGAACAAATTCGAAGG GAGAGCGGTGTTCAAACTGCTATTCAATCTATATACCGAGATATGGAATACGCAAAGAGCCTAATTAAGCATACAGATGGACATTtagaaacagaagaagatgaagatacgGAAGAGAGCTGGACATTTGTCCGCGGCGATGAACCGGATCCAGACGTGATTACGACCAAGTTGAGCGAAGGTTTGGATGGCGTAGCATTGGGAAACAATAGCAAGGCGTCAGGCAAGTCATAA
- a CDS encoding uncharacterized protein (EggNog:ENOG41) → MLRQPSVMQYSWPGGYCPPIPAWRSTALLIIHSQYGYRDPSWGDGASNPDYEKNVTSLIAKFRSYSETTPEDKLPLIIHVQLKPIWVNSPLYSEKVGPYGTNGEEKKGIDFLECSVPLIQRPEGPTEPSSLSESTMSSKLVASSEPVASPELDNPSRLPLNEVVITSRGPNVFNNTPLESLLKKRNIRTLLIAGIPTDHAVSTTVRSAYDLAMDGKWGGPGYVEDTFKWLSTDGAGVYGSKKHVYGNQDVSQEDLVDYAIDMARIVVIGDATRAFGKGGVDAEIVHRVHIESLNPFAEVTSTANVLRQLYQDERWKTWTFS, encoded by the coding sequence ATGCTGCGTCAACCTTCGGTTATGCAATATTCCTGGCCCGGTGGCTATTGCCCACCTATTCCGGCATGGAGGTCAACGGCGCTTCTCATCATACATAGCCAATACGGATATCGCGATCCTTCGTGGGGCGACGGTGCTTCCAACCCCGACTACGAGAAGAACGTGACCAGTCTCATTGCCAAGTTCCGCAGTTATTCTGAGACTACGCCGGAGGATAAGCTGCCTCTCATTATTCACGTCCAACTCAAACCCATTTGGGTCAACTCTCCATTATATTCAGAAAAAGTCGGTCCTTATGGCACAAAtggtgaagagaagaagggcataGACTTCCTAGAATGTTCGGTCCCGCTGATACAGAGGCCAGAAGGGCCTACTGAGCCTTCTAGTTTGTCTGAGTCTACTATGTCTTCTAAGCTTGTTGCTTCGTCTGAGCCTGTTGCTTCACCCGAGCTAGACAACCCTTCTCGTTTACCCTTAAATGAGGTAGTCATAACTTCCCGGGGCCCAAACGTTTTCAACAATACGCCTCTGGAATCTTTgttaaagaagagaaatattaGAACGCTCCTCATCGCTGGGATCCCCACAGACCACGCTGTTAGCACCACCGTGCGCTCAGCTTATGATTTAGCTATGGATGGGAAGTGGGGAGGGCCGGGATATGTTGAAGATACCTTTAAATGGTTGTCAACTGACGGGGCCGGGGTATACGGGTCAAAGAAGCACGTCTACGGTAATCAAGATGTTAGCCAAGAAGATCTAGTTGACTACGCTATTGATATGGCCCGAatcgtcgtcatcggcgATGCCACAAGGGCATTTGGCAAAGGGGGAGTCGATGCTGAGATAGTTCATCGAGTCCATATAGAAAGCTTGAATCCATTTGCTGAGGTGACAAGCACTGCTAATGTACTCCGCCAGTTGTATCAAGACGAAAGATGGAAAACTTGGACTTTCTCTTAG